A segment of the Catenuloplanes nepalensis genome:
GCAGATCGCGATCGGCGACCGCGGCGTGCCGTCCTGCGCGGTCCCCGGTGGCAACCCGCGCCGTCGCGTGATCCGCCCCGGCCGCGGCTTCTACCCGCGCCCCGGCCGCCGCCCCGGCAACTGACGCCGCCGCACGCTCTTCCGTGACCCGGCGCGGGTCGCGTCCGGCGGCTCCGGGCCGTGTCGCGGCTGGGTGCTGCGTCACCGGCACGCGGGGCCGGGTGTCCCGGGCGCGGACGATCTGGCACTGTCGTGCGGTGAGCAGCAGCGTGCAACGCCGGCGAGGTCTGGCCGACGTCGGGGACGAATTCCGGGAGTTCTGGGCCGAGCGGCACCTGTGCACGCTCACCACGCTGCGGCGCGACGGCACGCCGCACGTCACACCGGTCGGCGCGGTGATCAACTGGGCGGACGGAACCGCGCTCGTGCTCACGTCCGGCACCAGCTCCAAGGCCCGCAACGCCGCGGCCACCGCCACGGTCGCGCTCTGCTCGGTCGACGGCCGCCGCTGGTCGACGGTCGAGGGCCGCGCCCGGGTGCGCACCGAGCCGGACTTCATCGCGGACGCGGAGCGCCGCTACGCCGAGCGATACCGCATCCCCCGGATCAACCCGGCCCGCGTCATCCTGGAGATCACCCTGACCCGCGTGCTCGGCAACGTCGGATGAGCACGCCACCGCGGAACCAGGGCTGGCCGGCGTGAGCGTCACCGTGGTCGGGATCGGGGCGGACGGCTGGGACGGGCTCGCTCCGCCCGGACGGGAGGCGGTCGCGGCGGCCGGGGTGCTGCTCGGCGGCGACCGGCAGCTCGCGCTGATCCCGGCGGAGGTCGCGGCGGACCGCGTACGCTGGCCGTCGCCTCTGCTGCCCTCGCTGCCCGGCCTGCTGGACTCGTTCGCGGATCGCGCGGTGTGCGTGCTGGCCAGCGGCGACCCGATGCACTTCGGCATCGGCGGCACGCTCGCCCGGCTGGCCGGCGCGCGCGGCTTCCGGGTCGTGCCGCACCCGTCGTCGATCTCGCTCGCCTGCGCCCGGCTGGGCTGGCCGGTCGAGGAGACCACGGTGGTGAGCGTGGTCGGCCGGCCGCTCGACGCGCTGCACTCGAAGATCCAACCCGGCCGGCGGCTGCTCGTGCTGAGTGCCGACGGCCGCTCCCCCGCCGCCGTGGCCGGGCTTCTGACCCGCCGCGGGTACGCCGAGAGCGCGCTGACCGCGCTGGAGAACCTGGGGGGCCCGGGCGAACGGGCGGTCACCGGCACCGCCGCCGCCTGGTCCCTGGCCAC
Coding sequences within it:
- a CDS encoding TIGR03618 family F420-dependent PPOX class oxidoreductase → MSSSVQRRRGLADVGDEFREFWAERHLCTLTTLRRDGTPHVTPVGAVINWADGTALVLTSGTSSKARNAAATATVALCSVDGRRWSTVEGRARVRTEPDFIADAERRYAERYRIPRINPARVILEITLTRVLGNVG